The following proteins are co-located in the Dromiciops gliroides isolate mDroGli1 chromosome 2, mDroGli1.pri, whole genome shotgun sequence genome:
- the LOC122742220 gene encoding 60S ribosomal protein L17-like, producing MVRYSLDPENPTKSCKSRGSNLRVHFKNTRETAQAIKGMHIRKATKYLKDVTLKKQCVPFRRYNGGVGRCAQAKQWGWTQGRWPKKSAEFLLHILKNAESNAELKGLDVDSLVIEHIQVNKAPKMRRRTYRAHGRINPYMSSPCHIEMILTEKEQIVPKPEEEVAQKKKISQKKLKKQKLMARE from the coding sequence ATGGTGAGGTACTCTCTTGatccagagaaccccacaaaatcaTGCAAGTCAAGGGGTTCAAATCTCCGGGTCCACTTCAAGAATACCCGTGAAACAGCCCAAGCTATCAAGGGCATGCACATCCGAAAAGctaccaagtatttgaaagatgtcacatTGAAGAAACAATGTGTTCCCTTCCGTCGATACAATGGTGGAGTTGGCAGGTGTGCCCAGGCTAAGCAGTGGGGTTGGACACAGGGTCGTTGGCCCAAAAAGAGTGCTGAGTTCTTGCTGCATATActtaaaaatgcagaaagtaaTGCTGAACTGAAGGGTTTGGATGTGGATTCTCTTGTCATTGAGCATATCCAGGTTAACAAGGCTCCCAAAATGCGACGACGTACTTACAGGGCTCATGGCCGAATCAACCCATACATGAGTTCCCCTTGCCATATTGAGATGATACTGACcgaaaaggaacaaattgttcctaaaccagaagaggaggttgctcaaaagaaaaagatatcccaaaagaaactgaagaaacaaaagcttatgGCACGGGAGTAA